The Mycolicibacterium boenickei genome has a segment encoding these proteins:
- a CDS encoding ammonium transporter has product MSEIDPAATAWLLASTALVLLMTPGLAIFYGGMVRTTGVLNMIMMSFISIPLVTVAWLLVGYTLAFSDDAGGGLIGGLQHFGMLGITPGTAHGAVPELLFATFQLTFAIITAALVSGAIADRAKFAAWMLFVPLWAVAVYAVVAHWVWGPGGWLAGLGVLDYAGGLVVEIVSGSSALALALVLGPRIGFKQDAMRPHNLPFVLLGVGLLWFGWFGFNAGSALAANGTAAAIFLNTLVAGCLGMLGWLTVEQVRDGKPTTFGAASGVVAGLVAITPSCGTVNTLGAVVVGLAAGVVCSFAIGLKFRFGYDDSLDVVGVHFVGGVVGVLLIGFLATEVMTAGPQGLFYGGGLTQLGKQLLGAVVVAAYAFTVSYGLAKLIDRFMGFRLSPEDETTGVDFTQHAESAYAEGVHGHLPQRRPGLFGGTLGQLGQFGDRDQRPDPAEEDSAG; this is encoded by the coding sequence GTGTCCGAAATCGATCCGGCCGCCACAGCCTGGCTGCTCGCCAGTACCGCGCTGGTCCTGCTGATGACCCCCGGCCTCGCCATCTTCTACGGCGGCATGGTCCGCACCACCGGCGTCCTCAACATGATCATGATGAGCTTCATCTCGATCCCGCTGGTCACAGTGGCCTGGCTGCTGGTCGGCTACACCCTGGCGTTCTCGGATGACGCCGGCGGCGGCCTGATCGGCGGACTGCAGCACTTCGGCATGCTCGGCATCACGCCCGGCACCGCCCACGGCGCGGTGCCCGAGCTGCTGTTCGCCACGTTCCAGCTGACCTTTGCGATCATCACTGCTGCCCTGGTCAGCGGGGCCATCGCGGACCGCGCCAAGTTCGCGGCCTGGATGCTGTTCGTGCCGCTCTGGGCTGTCGCGGTGTACGCCGTCGTCGCGCACTGGGTCTGGGGGCCGGGCGGCTGGCTGGCCGGCCTTGGCGTGCTCGACTACGCCGGCGGCCTCGTCGTCGAGATCGTGTCCGGCTCGTCGGCCCTGGCGCTGGCCTTGGTGCTCGGTCCGCGCATCGGCTTCAAGCAGGACGCGATGCGCCCGCACAACCTGCCCTTCGTGCTCCTCGGTGTCGGCCTGCTCTGGTTCGGCTGGTTCGGCTTCAACGCGGGTTCGGCGCTCGCCGCCAACGGCACCGCCGCCGCGATCTTCCTCAACACCCTGGTCGCCGGCTGCCTGGGCATGCTCGGCTGGCTGACGGTCGAGCAGGTCCGCGACGGCAAGCCGACCACCTTCGGCGCCGCCTCCGGTGTGGTGGCCGGCTTGGTCGCGATCACCCCGTCCTGCGGCACGGTCAACACCCTCGGCGCGGTCGTGGTGGGCCTGGCCGCCGGCGTGGTCTGTTCCTTTGCGATCGGCCTGAAGTTCCGGTTCGGCTACGACGACTCGCTCGACGTGGTCGGTGTGCACTTCGTCGGCGGTGTGGTCGGCGTGCTGCTGATCGGATTCCTGGCCACCGAGGTGATGACCGCGGGCCCGCAAGGCCTCTTCTATGGCGGTGGGCTGACCCAGCTGGGTAAGCAGCTGCTGGGCGCGGTCGTCGTGGCGGCCTACGCGTTCACCGTGTCGTACGGACTCGCCAAGCTGATCGACCGGTTCATGGGCTTCCGGCTCAGCCCCGAGGACGAGACCACCGGCGTCGACTTCACCCAGCACGCGGAGTCGGCGTACGCCGAGGGCGTGCACGGGCATCTGCCGCAGCGCCGGCCGGGATTGTTCGGCGGCACCCTGGGTCAGCTGGGCCAGTTCGGAGACCGAGATCAGCGGCCAGATCCGGCTGAAGAAGACAGCGCGGGATGA
- a CDS encoding maleylpyruvate isomerase family mycothiol-dependent enzyme translates to MDFRAALLDQTRTFGELIASSDPETPVPTCPEWTLKQLFRHVGRGNRWAAQIISERRVSPLDPREVHEGKPPDDLAAAIEWLNAGAAQILKAVDQVGTDTRVWTFLGPKPGGWWIRRRVHEVAVHHTDAALALGTTFDMPADLAADAVSEWLDISTGMAKKRHGEPLALNTSIHLHATDEGLGPTGEWTVEHDEDGLGWSHSHGKGTVALRGSANALLLAITRRRSAADLGIEVFGDTATWDTWLDRTPF, encoded by the coding sequence GTGGACTTCCGAGCTGCTCTGCTCGACCAGACCCGGACCTTCGGGGAGCTGATCGCCTCCAGCGATCCTGAGACGCCGGTGCCGACGTGTCCGGAGTGGACGCTCAAGCAACTGTTCCGCCATGTCGGACGCGGAAACCGTTGGGCGGCACAGATTATCTCCGAGCGCCGGGTGTCACCCCTGGACCCCCGCGAGGTCCACGAGGGCAAACCGCCCGATGATCTCGCCGCCGCGATCGAATGGCTCAACGCCGGTGCGGCACAGATCCTCAAGGCCGTCGACCAGGTCGGCACCGACACCCGGGTGTGGACGTTTCTGGGCCCCAAACCCGGGGGTTGGTGGATCCGACGACGCGTGCACGAGGTGGCGGTACACCACACCGACGCCGCGCTGGCCCTGGGAACCACATTCGACATGCCGGCCGACCTCGCCGCCGACGCGGTCAGTGAATGGCTGGATATCTCCACCGGCATGGCCAAGAAGCGGCACGGCGAACCGCTCGCCTTGAACACCAGCATCCACCTGCACGCCACCGACGAGGGGCTCGGGCCGACAGGGGAGTGGACGGTGGAGCACGACGAGGACGGGCTCGGATGGTCGCACAGCCACGGCAAGGGCACCGTCGCGCTGCGCGGGTCGGCCAACGCCCTGCTGCTGGCCATCACCCGGCGGCGCAGTGCGGCCGACCTCGGGATCGAAGTGTTCGGCGACACCGCAACCTGGGACACCTGGCTCGACCGCACACCGTTCTGA
- a CDS encoding cytochrome P450, producing the protein MRERIRWMALHGVVRGISAYGMRHGDPQARLIADPAVRADPAPFADEMRRRGPIVRGRALLMTFDHDVATDLLRSDDFRVSRLGGNLPRPLRWVADKTDTGGLHPLMPPSLLATEPPDHTRYRKLVSSVFTTRAVSRLRERVQDTANELLDSMDGGGVVDIVDTYCAQLPVAVISDILGVPDADRQQILRFGELGAPSLDIGLTWRQYQEVNSGIHGFETWLTDHLRQLRRNPGEDLLSQIIQASEAGAAGEPLNESELRALAGLVLAAGFETTVNLLGNGIRMLLDHPEHLQTLAARPELWPNTVEEILRLDSPVLMSARVALRDTEVAGTSVQAGELVIIHLAGANRDPAVFTDPHRFDIERDNAGRHLSFSGGRHFCLGAALARAEGQVGLQTFFERFPDARAAGEGSRRETRILRGWSTLPIALGKARTAVSS; encoded by the coding sequence ATGCGGGAACGAATCCGGTGGATGGCCCTGCACGGGGTGGTTCGAGGCATCTCGGCGTACGGGATGCGTCATGGGGATCCTCAGGCTCGGCTGATCGCCGACCCGGCGGTGCGTGCGGATCCGGCGCCCTTCGCCGATGAGATGCGCCGTCGCGGACCGATTGTGCGCGGTCGTGCGCTCCTGATGACGTTCGACCACGACGTCGCCACCGACCTGCTGCGTTCCGACGACTTCCGGGTGTCGCGGCTCGGCGGGAACCTGCCCCGTCCGCTGCGGTGGGTGGCCGACAAGACCGATACCGGCGGGCTGCACCCCCTGATGCCGCCGTCGTTGCTCGCGACGGAACCACCTGATCACACCCGCTACCGCAAGCTGGTGTCCTCGGTGTTCACCACCCGCGCGGTCTCCCGGCTGCGTGAACGGGTCCAGGACACCGCCAACGAGCTGCTCGACTCGATGGACGGCGGCGGGGTGGTCGACATCGTCGACACCTACTGCGCGCAGCTGCCCGTCGCGGTGATCAGCGACATCCTCGGGGTGCCCGACGCGGACCGGCAACAGATCCTGCGCTTCGGCGAGCTCGGCGCGCCCAGCCTGGACATCGGGCTGACCTGGCGGCAGTACCAGGAGGTGAACTCCGGCATCCACGGGTTCGAGACCTGGCTGACCGATCACCTACGCCAACTGCGCCGCAACCCCGGCGAGGACCTGCTCAGCCAGATCATCCAGGCCTCCGAGGCCGGAGCCGCCGGGGAACCGCTCAATGAATCGGAACTGCGGGCACTGGCCGGGCTCGTGCTGGCGGCGGGTTTCGAGACCACGGTCAACCTGCTGGGCAACGGCATTCGCATGCTGCTGGATCACCCCGAACACCTGCAGACGCTGGCGGCGCGGCCCGAGCTGTGGCCGAACACAGTCGAGGAGATCCTGCGCCTGGACTCGCCGGTGCTGATGAGCGCGCGGGTCGCCCTCCGCGACACCGAAGTGGCCGGAACCTCGGTCCAGGCCGGGGAACTCGTCATCATCCATCTGGCCGGAGCCAACCGCGACCCCGCGGTGTTCACCGACCCGCACCGCTTCGACATCGAACGCGACAACGCCGGCCGGCACCTCTCGTTCTCCGGCGGCCGGCATTTCTGCCTGGGCGCAGCCCTCGCCCGAGCGGAAGGCCAGGTCGGTCTGCAGACCTTCTTCGAGCGGTTCCCCGACGCGCGGGCGGCCGGCGAAGGCAGCCGCCGTGAGACCCGAATCCTGCGGGGTTGGTCGACTCTGCCGATCGCGCTCGGGAAGGCACGCACAGCGGTAAGTTCGTGA
- a CDS encoding UDP-glucose dehydrogenase family protein, whose translation MRCTVFGTGYLGATHAAGMAELGHEVIGVDIDPGKVAKLAAGDIPFYEPGLRKVLNDNLSAGRLRFTTDYDEAADFADVHFLGVGTPQKKGDYSADLRHVHAVIDTLVPRLRRSAVIVGKSTVPVGTAADLAERARALAPVDVDVEVAWNPEFLREGYAVHDTLHPDRIVVGVQRDSQRGESAVRELYAPLIADGVPFLVTDLETAELVKVSANAFLATKISFINAISEVCEAVGADVTLLADALGYDPRIGRRFLNAGLGFGGGCLPKDIRAFMARAGELGANHALTFLREVDSINMRRRTAMVELTTRACGGSLLGANIAVLGAAFKPESDDVRDSPALNVAGMLQLNGAAVNVYDPKAMDNSQRVFPTLNYSTSVVEACDRADAVLVLTEWAEFVDLDPAELADMVRVKVVVDGRNCLDAQRWRDAGWRVYALGRPVATV comes from the coding sequence ATGCGATGCACCGTATTCGGTACCGGCTATCTGGGCGCGACACATGCCGCGGGCATGGCCGAGCTCGGCCACGAGGTGATCGGGGTCGACATCGACCCGGGCAAGGTGGCCAAACTCGCCGCCGGTGACATCCCGTTCTACGAACCCGGCCTGCGGAAGGTGTTGAACGACAACCTGTCTGCCGGCCGGCTGCGGTTCACCACCGACTACGACGAGGCCGCCGACTTCGCCGACGTGCACTTCCTCGGCGTCGGCACCCCGCAGAAGAAGGGCGATTACAGCGCCGATCTGCGCCACGTGCACGCTGTCATCGACACCCTGGTGCCCCGGCTGCGCCGGTCCGCGGTGATCGTCGGCAAATCCACCGTCCCGGTCGGGACCGCTGCCGACCTGGCCGAGCGGGCCCGGGCCCTGGCGCCGGTCGACGTGGACGTCGAGGTGGCCTGGAACCCGGAGTTCCTGCGCGAGGGCTACGCCGTGCACGACACCCTGCACCCGGACCGGATTGTGGTTGGGGTGCAGCGTGATTCGCAGCGCGGTGAGTCAGCGGTGCGCGAGCTGTATGCGCCGCTGATCGCCGACGGCGTGCCGTTCCTGGTCACCGACCTGGAGACCGCCGAGCTGGTCAAGGTGTCGGCCAACGCGTTCTTGGCCACCAAGATCTCGTTCATCAACGCGATCTCCGAGGTCTGTGAAGCCGTCGGCGCCGACGTGACCCTGCTGGCTGACGCCCTGGGCTACGACCCGAGAATCGGCCGGCGATTCCTCAACGCGGGCCTGGGCTTTGGCGGTGGTTGCCTGCCCAAGGACATCCGGGCATTCATGGCCAGGGCCGGTGAGCTCGGCGCCAACCACGCGCTGACCTTCCTGCGTGAGGTCGACAGCATCAACATGCGGCGCCGCACCGCCATGGTGGAGCTGACTACCCGGGCCTGTGGCGGATCGCTGCTGGGCGCCAACATCGCGGTGCTGGGCGCGGCCTTCAAACCCGAATCCGACGACGTGCGCGATTCACCCGCCCTCAACGTCGCCGGCATGCTGCAGCTCAACGGTGCCGCGGTCAACGTGTACGACCCCAAGGCCATGGACAACTCGCAGCGGGTGTTCCCCACGCTGAACTACTCCACCTCCGTCGTCGAAGCCTGCGACCGGGCAGACGCGGTGCTGGTGCTCACCGAGTGGGCCGAGTTTGTCGACCTGGACCCGGCCGAGCTGGCGGACATGGTGCGCGTCAAAGTCGTTGTGGACGGCCGCAATTGCCTGGACGCGCAGCGGTGGCGGGACGCGGGATGGCGCGTGTACGCGTTGGGGCGACCGGTCGCCACTGTTTGA
- a CDS encoding DUF7159 family protein, whose product MDIVLGVAMAPTTVRMVLVEGEKADGVTVDHDVFDVTAGEDSATTTAADQVVAAILGTQESAASGGHHLKSIGVTWTDHSDAAALRDTLSAHGIDDVMLVSESHAAAALAQAVGRAVGYDTTALLFIDRDAATLSVVKTDDGSVVKVLSRSLHSADAMAVLTDMAAAVDAAESAPDGMFVLGAGVDVASVKAHLEPLVSLPVSAPDEPEMALARGAALASANAPAFEATTVGLAYSQDPDGTTAGSAYALAGLATEMAPAGAAAIDGVDLVADEMPMDEERKPFLLVGSALTSVFVVGVVALVISLAVSIRPTVDQRPAPAQGAVAPTAPAKLPAPAPAPPPEALVPPPPAPPPETIKAPIPVVQEAPAPQAPPRTVYVEQPAAAPPPAPEAPAPAPAPEAPAPAPVPVAPPPAPIYNPPAPYIPPLVVLPPAPRLPNIFRPPWDPPQRQQPWDPPSRHEPQAPKWPGSGSDDWEPPSSGWNPGRGSGDWNPGRSSGSGSGDWNPGGSGSGDWNPGRSGGSRSGGDGGGLWPFPSFGGH is encoded by the coding sequence GTGGACATCGTATTGGGTGTGGCGATGGCACCTACAACGGTCCGCATGGTGCTGGTCGAGGGGGAGAAAGCCGACGGGGTTACCGTCGATCACGACGTCTTCGACGTCACCGCCGGTGAAGATTCGGCAACCACCACGGCGGCCGATCAGGTGGTCGCTGCCATCCTCGGAACCCAGGAGAGTGCGGCCTCCGGCGGGCACCATCTGAAGTCGATCGGCGTCACCTGGACCGACCATTCCGATGCCGCCGCGCTGCGCGACACGCTGTCCGCGCACGGCATCGACGACGTCATGCTGGTCTCCGAAAGTCACGCCGCCGCCGCGCTGGCCCAGGCGGTCGGGCGCGCCGTCGGTTACGACACCACGGCGCTGCTGTTCATCGACCGTGACGCGGCCACGCTCTCGGTGGTCAAGACCGACGACGGTTCGGTGGTCAAGGTGCTGAGCAGGTCGTTGCACAGTGCCGATGCCATGGCCGTGCTCACCGACATGGCTGCCGCGGTCGACGCTGCCGAGTCCGCGCCGGACGGCATGTTCGTCCTCGGTGCCGGCGTCGACGTCGCCTCGGTCAAGGCGCATCTGGAACCCCTGGTGTCGCTTCCCGTCAGTGCCCCGGACGAGCCCGAGATGGCGCTGGCCCGCGGTGCCGCGCTCGCGTCGGCCAACGCTCCGGCTTTCGAGGCCACCACGGTCGGTCTCGCCTATTCGCAAGATCCCGACGGGACGACCGCGGGCAGTGCCTATGCACTGGCCGGTCTGGCCACCGAGATGGCGCCGGCTGGAGCCGCTGCCATCGACGGCGTGGACCTCGTCGCCGACGAGATGCCGATGGACGAGGAACGCAAACCCTTCCTCCTGGTGGGTTCCGCGTTGACGTCGGTGTTCGTGGTTGGTGTTGTGGCACTGGTTATTTCGCTCGCGGTGAGCATCCGGCCGACGGTCGATCAGCGTCCCGCCCCGGCGCAGGGCGCGGTGGCACCGACTGCCCCGGCCAAGCTTCCGGCGCCCGCACCCGCACCGCCGCCGGAAGCGCTGGTGCCGCCGCCACCGGCCCCACCGCCCGAGACCATCAAGGCCCCGATCCCGGTGGTCCAGGAAGCGCCCGCACCGCAGGCGCCGCCGCGCACGGTCTATGTCGAGCAGCCCGCAGCGGCCCCGCCGCCCGCGCCTGAGGCGCCCGCTCCGGCACCTGCGCCCGAGGCCCCGGCCCCGGCGCCGGTTCCGGTCGCGCCGCCGCCGGCCCCGATCTACAACCCGCCTGCGCCGTACATCCCGCCGCTGGTCGTGCTGCCGCCCGCACCGCGGCTGCCGAACATCTTCCGGCCGCCGTGGGACCCGCCGCAGCGTCAGCAGCCGTGGGATCCGCCGTCGCGCCACGAACCCCAAGCCCCGAAGTGGCCGGGTTCAGGGTCGGATGACTGGGAGCCTCCGAGCTCGGGCTGGAACCCGGGCCGGGGATCGGGTGACTGGAACCCTGGCCGGTCCAGCGGCTCCGGCTCCGGTGACTGGAACCCGGGTGGCTCGGGCTCTGGTGATTGGAACCCTGGGCGGTCGGGTGGATCGCGCAGTGGCGGTGACGGCGGAGGCCTGTGGCCCTTCCCGTCATTCGGCGGGCACTAG
- a CDS encoding YibE/F family protein: MAHTHSHSHSLAGPSPLGPLAARVVVGLLVTIGLAVLIGAAVLWPSHQRVDIPLPFQNAAGGAVTTEAGHVVSSSLADCGSPSAGGVLTSKPQPAAPGGGTCVQNLVAIDSGPNKGANTLLEFTTGPGQPNLVAGDNIRVSRQVDEAGTTSYAFFDYERTWPLIALAVVFAVVIVAVARWRGLRAIIGIVVAFAVLMIFLLPALRDGAPAIPVALVASAAILYAVIYLAHGVSLRTSAALLGTLTSLLLAAILSWAAIEMAHLTGLSEDQNNEVAAYLGNVSITGLLLAGFIIGSLGVLNDVTITQASAVFELAEHGGSRRAIFVGAMRVGSDHIASTVYTLVLAYAGSALPLLLLFSVANRSLADVLTGESVAIEIARSAVGGIALALSVPLTTGIAAVLATPTPAKADVSRRGPSR, translated from the coding sequence GTGGCGCACACGCATTCCCACTCCCATTCGCTGGCCGGCCCGTCTCCGCTGGGCCCGTTGGCCGCACGCGTCGTCGTGGGCCTGCTGGTGACCATCGGACTGGCGGTCCTGATCGGCGCGGCCGTGTTGTGGCCCAGCCATCAGCGGGTCGACATCCCGCTGCCTTTCCAGAACGCCGCGGGCGGCGCCGTCACCACCGAGGCCGGGCACGTGGTGTCCAGCAGCCTGGCCGACTGCGGCAGCCCGTCAGCCGGGGGTGTGCTGACCTCCAAACCGCAGCCTGCCGCCCCCGGCGGCGGCACGTGCGTGCAGAACCTGGTGGCCATCGATTCCGGACCGAACAAGGGCGCCAACACGCTGCTGGAGTTCACCACCGGCCCCGGGCAACCGAATCTCGTTGCCGGAGACAATATTCGGGTGAGCCGCCAGGTCGATGAGGCCGGCACGACAAGCTACGCGTTCTTCGACTACGAGCGCACCTGGCCGTTGATCGCCCTGGCCGTGGTGTTCGCCGTGGTGATCGTGGCGGTGGCGCGCTGGCGCGGGCTGCGGGCGATCATCGGCATCGTGGTGGCGTTCGCCGTGCTGATGATCTTCCTGTTACCCGCATTGCGCGACGGTGCCCCCGCGATACCGGTGGCGCTGGTCGCCTCGGCAGCCATTCTGTATGCGGTGATCTATCTGGCCCACGGCGTCAGCCTGCGCACCAGTGCGGCCCTGCTGGGCACGCTGACCTCACTGCTATTGGCCGCCATATTGTCCTGGGCGGCAATCGAAATGGCCCATTTGACGGGCCTGTCCGAAGATCAGAACAACGAGGTCGCCGCGTACCTGGGCAATGTGTCGATCACCGGCCTGCTGTTGGCCGGGTTCATCATCGGCTCGCTCGGTGTGCTCAACGATGTGACCATCACCCAGGCCTCGGCGGTGTTCGAGCTCGCCGAGCACGGCGGAAGCCGGCGGGCGATCTTCGTCGGCGCCATGCGGGTCGGCAGCGACCACATCGCCAGCACCGTCTACACCCTGGTGCTGGCCTATGCCGGCAGCGCGCTGCCGCTGCTGCTGTTGTTCAGCGTGGCCAACCGGTCGTTGGCCGATGTGCTGACGGGTGAGAGCGTGGCCATCGAGATCGCCCGCTCCGCGGTCGGTGGTATCGCGCTGGCCCTGTCGGTTCCGTTGACGACGGGGATCGCCGCAGTGCTGGCGACGCCGACGCCCGCGAAGGCAGACGTCAGCCGACGAGGTCCTTCTCGGTGA
- a CDS encoding pyridoxal phosphate-dependent aminotransferase, with the protein MDCGETMVSVTTHQLPWHTGQHPKPRTFAQSTKLQDVLYEIRGPVHEQASRLEAEGHRILKLNIGNPAPFGFEAPDVIMRDMIQALPYAQGYSDSKGIASARRAVFTRYELVEGFPRFDIDDVYLGNGVSELITMTLQALLDNGDQVLIPAPDYPLWTASTALAGGTPVHYMCDETQGWNPDVADIESKITERTKALVVINPNNPTGAVYSRETLEQMVELARKHQLLLLADEIYDKILYDDAKHISLATLAPDLLCLTFNGLSKAYRVAGYRSGWLVITGPKEHATSFIEGISLLSNMRLCPNVPAQHAIQVALGGHQSIDDLVLPGGRLLEQRDTAWTKLNEIPGVSCVKPEGALYAFPRLDPEVHDIHDDEQLVLDLLLQEKILLTQGTGFNWPTPDHLRIVTLPWARDLAQAIERLGNFLASYRQ; encoded by the coding sequence GTGGACTGTGGTGAGACCATGGTGAGCGTGACTACCCATCAGTTGCCGTGGCATACCGGTCAGCACCCGAAGCCGCGTACGTTCGCCCAGTCCACGAAGCTGCAGGACGTCCTGTACGAGATCCGTGGACCGGTACACGAGCAGGCCTCACGGCTGGAAGCTGAAGGGCACCGCATCCTCAAGCTCAACATCGGCAACCCCGCGCCGTTTGGCTTCGAGGCACCCGACGTGATCATGCGCGACATGATCCAGGCCCTGCCCTACGCGCAGGGGTATTCCGACTCCAAGGGCATCGCCAGCGCGCGCCGCGCAGTGTTCACCCGCTACGAACTCGTCGAGGGTTTCCCCCGGTTCGACATCGACGACGTGTATCTGGGCAACGGCGTCTCCGAGCTCATCACGATGACCCTGCAGGCGCTGCTCGACAACGGCGATCAGGTGCTCATCCCGGCGCCGGACTACCCGCTGTGGACGGCCTCGACCGCGCTGGCCGGCGGCACCCCGGTGCACTACATGTGTGACGAGACGCAGGGCTGGAATCCCGACGTCGCCGACATCGAGTCCAAGATCACCGAGCGCACCAAGGCGCTCGTCGTGATCAACCCGAACAACCCCACCGGCGCGGTGTACAGCCGCGAAACCCTGGAACAGATGGTCGAGTTGGCCCGCAAGCATCAGCTGCTGCTGCTGGCCGACGAGATCTACGACAAGATCCTCTACGACGACGCCAAGCACATCTCGCTGGCGACATTAGCGCCTGACCTTCTGTGTCTGACTTTCAATGGGCTGTCGAAGGCCTACCGGGTGGCCGGCTACCGCTCGGGCTGGCTGGTCATCACCGGCCCCAAGGAGCATGCGACCAGCTTCATCGAGGGCATCAGCCTGCTGTCGAACATGCGGCTGTGCCCGAATGTGCCTGCGCAGCATGCCATTCAGGTCGCCTTGGGCGGTCATCAGAGCATCGACGATCTGGTTTTGCCGGGTGGCCGGCTGCTCGAGCAGCGAGACACCGCGTGGACCAAGCTCAACGAGATCCCCGGGGTTTCCTGTGTGAAACCAGAGGGTGCGCTCTACGCGTTCCCCCGCCTGGATCCCGAGGTACACGACATCCACGATGACGAGCAGCTGGTGCTCGACCTGTTGTTGCAGGAGAAGATCCTGCTGACACAGGGCACGGGATTCAACTGGCCCACACCGGATCACCTGCGCATCGTCACGCTGCCGTGGGCGCGGGACCTGGCCCAGGCCATCGAGCGGCTGGGCAACTTCCTGGCGAGCTACCGCCAGTAG
- the dcd gene encoding dCTP deaminase: MLLSDRDIRAEIAAKRLAIEPFDDALVQPSSVDVRLDNLFRVFNNTRYTHIDPAKQQDELTSLVEPAEGEPFVLHPGEFVLGSTLEVCTLPDDLAGRLEGKSSLGRLGLLTHSTAGFIDPGFSGHITLELSNVANLPITLWPGMKIGQLCLLRLTSPAEHPYGSDKVGSKYQGQRGPTPSRSHLNFIKS; the protein is encoded by the coding sequence GTGCTGCTCTCCGATCGAGACATCCGGGCCGAGATCGCCGCGAAACGCCTGGCCATCGAGCCGTTCGACGATGCCCTGGTGCAGCCGTCGAGCGTCGACGTCCGCCTGGACAACCTGTTCCGGGTCTTCAACAACACCCGCTACACCCACATCGACCCGGCCAAACAGCAGGACGAGCTGACCTCCCTCGTCGAACCCGCCGAAGGCGAGCCGTTCGTCCTGCACCCTGGTGAGTTCGTGCTCGGCTCGACGCTCGAGGTGTGCACGCTGCCCGACGACCTGGCCGGACGCCTGGAAGGCAAGTCCTCGCTGGGCCGGCTCGGATTGTTGACGCATTCGACGGCGGGGTTCATCGACCCGGGCTTCTCCGGGCACATCACGCTGGAGCTCTCCAACGTCGCCAATCTGCCGATCACGTTGTGGCCCGGCATGAAGATCGGCCAGCTCTGCCTGCTGCGGCTGACCAGCCCGGCCGAGCACCCGTACGGCAGCGACAAGGTCGGCTCGAAATACCAGGGCCAGCGGGGTCCGACGCCGTCCCGCTCGCATTTGAACTTCATCAAGTCGTAG
- a CDS encoding nuclear transport factor 2 family protein, with protein MTTSEIATVLAWHDALNDHDIDTLIALSSDDIEVGDAAGAAQGHAALRDWAASAGDTVTPGRMFVHDGVVVVEQTVRAADGTAHAGAAAFRVVHDHVTSVFRHDTLAAALAATELTEKDLVG; from the coding sequence ATGACCACTTCCGAGATCGCCACGGTTCTGGCTTGGCATGACGCGCTGAACGACCACGACATCGACACCCTGATCGCACTGTCCAGCGATGACATCGAGGTCGGAGACGCCGCCGGGGCCGCCCAGGGCCATGCCGCGCTGCGCGACTGGGCCGCATCTGCGGGCGACACCGTGACGCCGGGGCGGATGTTCGTGCACGACGGCGTGGTCGTCGTCGAACAGACCGTCCGGGCCGCAGACGGGACGGCTCACGCCGGGGCCGCCGCCTTCCGCGTGGTGCACGACCACGTCACCTCGGTGTTCCGCCATGACACTCTGGCGGCCGCGCTGGCCGCCACCGAACTCACCGAGAAGGACCTCGTCGGCTGA